The Bradysia coprophila strain Holo2 chromosome III, BU_Bcop_v1, whole genome shotgun sequence region ttcttgaaattcgaaaaaatctagaaactgttcaagaaaattatataaaatattttgaaaatgcaagaaaatgttttctactGCTTCACCCACGTAAAAAAAGTCAACTTCCGTATCGAAGATGTTGCTACTGATTCTCGCCATTTCTCTGATGTCTCTCATTTCGTATGCTACTTCAAATGACAAAGAGAATGAGAGAAATCAACCAAGAACCAACCAGCTTAGATATGACAATGGGTTTTTTtacgtgtgcaaaacagtaataaataggccctgattttTATCATCTGAGGAATACATGAAAAACGATAAATTTTTCTGCCAAAGTTTGTAACAACTGGTTGAAGGCTCACTTGTCCATGAATGcaagaaaaaacaacaatcagCTGAGCTAGAAGTTACAAGTTTGGTCCAAAACGATGGAGcaattgtcaataccaattgAGTATCTATTTCCAAAGGTCACCACATGCAGATCTTTGCACTCACACAAGAATAGCGGCGCtaagtaaaataataataaaaaaatagaaaaattatagAATGTGTTAGAATTGGTGGAGCGCATTTATTGGATTCGATCATTTTTCCGATTTCAAGTTCTTATTCAAATTCCACTTTATTTGttgtaattgaaattgattgatATTAATTTATGCTTTAACAATCTCAAGTGAACTGtggcaacatattttttattgtgcgatcaataaaatttcttttattgacattttttttaaatttcgttaacaaaaaacaacaaacatttcGGACAAACATTTCGGTTAAGCCTCATAAATTCTACATTGACCTTAGGCTAATGTTTTGCGAAACGACCGACAGACTGCCATtctttacgtaattttgtgaAGTGATGCTGTGTTCACTCAAACGAGTTACGTTTCATCGGGTATATTATAAGCtcggaaaataattgtttattCTCGTGACATACAAGAATTCCGGAAgaatttttatgtgttttattttcggaaaatagACTTTTCACATGACCTACCCAccacattcacataaaaaacaaaaaacaaaacaacgcAACGTTTTCTTAATTTGTTAGCATCAGTGGATTTAGGTGAGATTAAAGTGTAGGAACGAATTACGATAATAATCTGTGACGAGGATAGATGAATTTAGATGATTGTTTCTTTTCGCTTGATCAAATGATATTTATTTGTGGACACACCAgattctaaaaatttatttatttcattttcagatGCATGTCTTCGTTGTCAAGCTGAATGCAAGAAGGATACATTGGGACGACAAGATTGTGTTGTAGTTTGGGGTGAATGTAATCATTCGTTTCATCATTGTTGCATGTCATTGTGGGTGAAACAGAACAATCGATGTCCATTGTGTCAACAGGAGTGGTCCATCCAACGAATGGGAAAGTAATTTAATTGACCATTGTTTTGTTGAGTctaatgtaaatttttgatttgaccTTGAAATGTAATCTCTTGATAAATGCAATTTGGATTTCAATTGTGAGGTCGATATTTTATGCTgattcgaaacaaaaacaaaaaagttgcTCATTTTTGGACGCGATAAAACTTATGTTTTTTTCcaagtaaattaattaaacagtTCATCTAATtaccaaattgatttttactttaaatttatttagtgtattgaaaatgtaaattttatattcaaataaagCAAACAAGGaacattttacaaaagaatttttttactgactCTAGTTGGCTAAACATTTttgcccaaaaaatttgtttttattgcttcGTCATTTTACAATTCAACAGGTCTCATTTTGATATTGAGCAACACATGTCTGTTTATATGTAGGTTTAATcttaattttgttgaacagcTCGCTGAAGTATTCATTAGTTACACacaacaaattttccatttggaaagaagcaaaaacaataatatttaaatcatAGCAGGAGATTAATTAGCATTACGATTATTACGAATTTACAAAATGATGAGACAATAATCATCAAGTGACAAAATTTGCTGTTACACTTAGATGGATCGTGTTAGAAATGTAGTGGAAAAGTATTGGAAATTTTCCGTTACGAACGATTTCTTGTTCTTTTATGAGAAGGTCGAGGTcgaggaaatatttttatcaagaGAAACTcacgaaagaaatatttatagctgttgggatttttttaaacatatgGTATCcgtaagaaaatgaaataatattaaaaatgaGATCAATCTAATATTTTAACCTTTAAGAAATGGTACAAGTGTTGCAATATAATAATGAGCCAAGACCGAAGTTGCtcttttgtttttctatttctaATTGATGCAACTCTTcattttgagcaaaaaaaaaacctgttcTACATCATGCCTCTAAAATCTACCGACTGTTTTTTATCGCTCCTCAATGTCTAGTCAatccttcaaaataaaaatcttcgaattttcaaagtctccaattttttatcgatattaaattgaaatcttagttaaaaaaatggttctgTTGTAGTGCGCAAACCGTTACTGTTTTTCACTTGTGACGAAATAGACATTGCCTGCAGCTGTAGAAGTGTTActttaatttagaaaaaaaaatgtatgattTTCGAAGCACGTAGCTCAGATTTACTTTTTATgtccaataaaaatatttttaataaatcggGTATCGGTCCATTGAAtgaatcttcttcttcttcttctttttcagcctgtttctatccactgctggatgtaggcctctccaacttctttccatttcgtacgatcccttgccatttgctgccagtttgtacctgcaatattcttaattccgtttgtccatctctctggtggtctacctatagctcgtcttttatatggtcgccagttcatgatctttttggtccaacgttcgtctgtccttcttgcaatatgtcccgcctagctccatttcagagatgctattctttccatgacatcaacgaccctggtttgttgtcgaatccattgattcgtcattctgtctctgagtgttattccaagcatactccgttccatggctctttgtgtcactctcaatttatcttcggatgctttcgttaaagttaacgtttccgctccataagtgagcactggaaggacacaagtgtcgaaaactttgcgtttcagactattattcattttgcttttgaaaattagtctgagttttccatgcaagaccaatcctacgtcttatttctgcagtctggttgtcgagacctaacttcagtttatgtcctagatatacatagctgtcgactcgttcaattgtgatttctctatcgtccctgatgttggtcatgacttttgttttcgataagttcatcttgaggctaACTTtgattgcctcttcacttaactgttgtagcataagctgagcctgacctatattcgctgctatcggtacaatgtcatcagcgatgcggagattgctcaggtactctccatttatctttattcccattttactccagtttaacttcctaaaaacactctgcagaatcgccgtgaataatttcggtgaaatagtgtcaccctgccttacacctcggccgattctgaatttctccgtgctcttatgaagttttatacatgaagtagcatttttgtacacatatcgaatgaatctgttacttcttttgttcaaagtgtCACACagtattttatacaaattcttttacttcatctttTTAGCATACTTTTCACTATATAAAACGACATTTACCAACTGTTATCCGTTATTGTTTATTCTTATCGATGCTCAGATGATCAGATCAAATTCAGGTCAGTGAAGTCACTGATCcccaatttttaaattattctttCCTTCACTCAGTAATAACAATGATAACGGGGGTTTTTTAACTGCCGAAATACTTGCTTCTACGATTCCATCCAGTGATAATGTATATATGACTTGGCTAATCTCTAAATAATCTAGCGAGTAGATACGACGAAAATTTGTGAACTTATTTCGAATTATATTGAGTAGTTCAATACCACAAAATTTCCACAATAAATATCAGAAGCGTTTGATCTTGACCTAAAAATGTATCTGATAACAAGCCTAAGATGATTAGCCACAATGTCaaaggaaaattcaaattcaatgatCAACTTCATCACGACGATCGCGACATTTTTCAGGTGATTCAAATTTACCACTACAGAAACTCATCTTATCTATGTCGGAAGGAAATGTTAATTTACGTTCAATTCATTGATTTCATTCGTAGTCTTCAATGCAGTTGTCTATGATAGGCAATATAAACCATAGTTATTTCAATtgcatttaattttgattagaCCCGCATGTGTCACATTCTGATAAATTCGTGTTTTTCTGCACTTATTGACCTCATAAAAATGATCATAAATATCGCTTAtctaaatgattttatttaatcattgttcaaagaaaattatggTAAACTCTTGCGGCAGGTTAATCAAATTAAGAAAACGTAAGAATCTTTCCGTATTATCCACTAATTGATCGCATAAAGTTTTTACGATTAGAAAGAAATGACTTAAAAAGCGGAACAATATTTCAGTTGCTGATCCCTTTAATTTCGTTAAGAATTATACCACTTCATGGGTCGCGTCGTGTTCATTACATGTATACTTGTATCAGAGATGAATGGAAAATTCCGCGAAGCATCAAAGCTGCTGTATTGCAACATACTACCTTACCAATATATAAATGCATTCATCGAACACACTTGAAATTGTAacttaattgaatgaaatgcaTTCATTGCACTATATGCAcggaaagttttaattttatctcGTTCAATTTGACCATCGTCTCTTGGCGCAATACCAGACAATGTGAATGCCTATAATTAGCGAAGTGGATGTTGTATCTTAGTAGAATCAtttcattaaacatttttactgattcAGATTGATCGTtaaacttttagaaacggcaagtGTATGGCTATAAGTAACgactaaatctgttacttcttctgTTCAAAGTAAAGCatttaatatttctttttattgcttatttttgCTGTCATATGATTCTGAAAGGTTTAGAGTTTAGAAATAATCGAATAAGAAGAACCGACATCTAACCAAAATTTGGTTACAAAAAAAGATTCTTTTCAATGGCAACGGTTCATTTTCggcaatattttgtaaacaaattttattacatacCATGtgactacaatttttttttttttatgaagctTAATACGGTTATGAAAGTAGACaacgaataaattaaaaatgtcgaaCGTCGATAGCGTTAAAATTGTCATTTAGAAATTAATAATTCATCATTCAAATACTATAATTTGTACGAGATGAATAATTATATTCAGAAGTGGCGACGGTGGTATGTAACGTACACATCGTTTGTTGATGTCTTTATTGTTTGTCGTAGTTTAGGGACAACATCTATTAAATACAGTTTTCGATTTAGAAAGATCGTATATCTTATCCAGTTATTCTTGAGGTGTCTCTAGAAATTGTAGAACATTCTCCACTGAGTGACGCGTGGTTGCTATAGAAGGGAACTGGTTTGTATGTGACGAAAATCAGAAgcaagttta contains the following coding sequences:
- the LOC119078165 gene encoding RING-box protein 2 codes for the protein MADENDSSCDKFDNESAKPDKMFTLKKWNAVAMWSWDVECDTCAICRVQVMDACLRCQAECKKDTLGRQDCVVVWGECNHSFHHCCMSLWVKQNNRCPLCQQEWSIQRMGK